A window from Pangasianodon hypophthalmus isolate fPanHyp1 chromosome 16, fPanHyp1.pri, whole genome shotgun sequence encodes these proteins:
- the prkcbp1l gene encoding protein kinase C binding protein 1, like isoform X5: MLTDSPDGSLAEEEIKTESDVVEGMEVSVPPKVPDLGSAEATMASQKRKAPSPPHSSNGHSPSDTSPSGVKKKKKPGLVTSNNKDQCELRHGPFYYVKQPALTADPVDVVPQDGRNDFYCWMCHREGQVLCCELCPRVYHAKCLKLAAEPEGDWFCPECEKITVAECIETQSKAMTMLSLEQLSYLLKFALQKMKQPGTEPFQKPVSLEQHPDYAEYIFNPMDLCTLEKNIKKKMYGCTEAFLADVKWILHNCIIYNGGNHKLTATAKVIVKICEHEMNEIEVCPECYLSACQKRDNWFCEPCSQPHPLVWAKLKGFPFWPAKALRDKDGQVDARFFGQHDRAWVPINNCYLMSKEIPFSVKKTKSIFNSAMQEMEVYVENVRKKHGVFNYAPFRTPYTPNNLFQMLLDPSNPRKGTVMPEKQDKIKFNFDMTASPRTSLGKSVGHRMSDMPRSPMSTNSSVHTGSDLEQDASEKGTRIPSSHYSTGEDSMDCTASPACLKSTGSPKPILPTHLKQERTQNTASILNLNLDRIKAEMDLKELSETVQQQQQQGPSVLLTSPKKPTRSLDKTIESCKAQLGIDEISEDVYQGVDHSDSDDTDKSDSSDSEYASEEEQELKNAAKNEDHEDAVFKNKKRPRPASSQPQNNKNQSQNVTEKVASEPPLKKKASGVSEKEAQEKPRANQQTPSQRERPSAGHEGKAGAVDADSDSERELVIDLGEEQGGKERKKPKRESSSISNSITKDNAAGKTEGKAQAAASPSVSPSPVPSASSSNPSTRDLTQPVLKAPNTASAPPFTSVSTTSVLATASATNSSTTTVVKKQRPLLPKETAQSGQASVVWNQTGNKLQTSSPKWQLQKVQKQQHGAQSQSPVASSNASTRYQTRQSVKAVQQKDPLSGSSSSVLAGDFLTPPASADVAADIAKYTSKIMDAIKGTMTEIYNDLSKSTTGNTIAEIRRLRIEIEKLQWLHQQELSEMKHNLELTMAEMRQSLEQERERLVSEVKKQMEVEKQQAVDETKKKQWCANCKKEAIFYCCWNTSYCDYPCQQAHWPEHMKSCTQSATASQQEPEEEASAVPLKTSGQSPKAQHSPAANRSSPTHKTPSPSSDNTKASATVSVS; the protein is encoded by the exons ATGCTTACGGATTCTCCTGATGGCAG CTTGGCTGAGGAGGAGATCAAGACAGAGTCTGATGTGGTTGAAGGGATGGAGGTATCAGTACCACCAAAAG TTCCTGATCTAGGATCAGCAGAAGCAACAATGGCTAGTCAAAAACGGAAAGCACCCAGTCCCCCTCATTCCTCTAACGGCCATTCACCATCTGACACATCTCCCAGTGgtgtcaagaaaaaaaagaaacctggCTTAGTCACCAGCAACAATAAAGATCAG TGTGAGCTAAGACATGGTCCCTTTTACTATGTCAAGCAGCCTGCACTCACCGCAGACCCTGTTGATGTTGTGCCACAGGATGGGAGGAATGACTTCTACTGCTGGATGTGCCATCGTGAGGGCCAGGTGCTCTGCTGTGAGCTCTGCCCACGCGTGTACCATGCCAAGTGCCTCAAACTGGCTGCTGAGCCTGAAGGCGACTGGTTCTGTCCAGAGTGTGAG AAAATAACAGTAGCAGAATGCATTGAGACTCAAAGCAAAGCCATGACCATGCTGAGTCTGGAACAGCTATCCTACCTGTTGAAGTTTGCCCTTCAGAAAATGAAGCAGCCAGGG ACAGAGCCGTTTCAGAAACCAGTCTCTCTGGAGCAGCATCCTGACTACGCAGAGTACATCTTCAACCCAATGGACCTATGCACCTTAGAGAAG AATATCAAAAAGAAGATGTATGGCTGCACCGAGGCATTTTTGGCAGACGTGAAATGGATCTTACACaactgtattatttataatgGAG GGAATCATAAACTTACTGCAACAGCAAAGGTTATTGTCAAGATCTGTGAACATGAG ATGAATGAAATTGAGGTTTGTCCAGAGTGCTACTTGTCAGCTTGCCAAAAGAGAGACAACTGGTTCTGTGAACCATGT TCTCAGCCCCATCCACTGGTGTGGGCTAAGCTGAAAGGTTTTCCCTTCTGGCCTGCTAAAGCTCTGAGGGACAAAGATGGCCAGGTAGATGCTCGCTTCTTTGGCCAACATGACAG AGCTTGGGTGCCCATTAACAACTGCTACCTCATGTCAAAAGAGATTCCCTTCTCTGTGAAGAAGACTAAGAGCATCTTCAACAGTGCAATGCAAGAGATGGAGGTTTATGTGGAAAACGTACGCAAGAAACATGGCGTGTTTAATTACGCCCCATTCCGAACACCATATACACCAAACAACCTGTTCCAGATGCTACTGGACCCAAGTAACCCCAGGAAAGGTACAGTCAtgccagagaaacaggacaagATCAAGTTCAACTTTGACATGACGGCATCTCCCAGGACATCCCTGGGCAAGAGTGTGGGACATAGGATGAGTGACATGCCCAGGTCTCCAATGAGTACTAATTCCTCAGTCCACACAGGGTCAGACCTCGAGCAGGATGCATCAGAGAAAGGAACAAGAATCCCATCTAGCCACTACAGTACAGGGGAAGACTCTATGGactgcacag CATCACCAGCATGTCTGAAGTCCACAGGTAGCCCAAAACCCATCCTACCAACACATCTTAAACAGGAGAGAACGCAGAATACAGCCAGCATCCTCAACCTAAATCTTG ACCGCATTAAGGCAGAAATGGACCTAAAGGAGCTGAGTGAGACTgtacagcaacagcagcagcaaggCCCATCTGTACTCCTTACCTCACCAAAGAAACCCACCAGAAGTCTGGATAAGACCATAGAGAGCTGCAAGGCCCAACTAG GCATTGATGAAATCTCTGAGGATGTGTACCAAGGTGTGGATCACAGTGATTCTGATGATACTGACAAGTCTGACTCCAGCGACAGCGAGTATGCGAGCgaagaggagcaggagctgAAAAACGCAGCAAAGAATGAAGACCATGAGGATGCcgtctttaaaaacaaaaagagaccCAGACCTGCATCTTCACAACCGCAAAACAATAAGAACCAGTCTCAAAACGTGACTGAGAAGGTGGCCTCAGAACCTCCCCTAAAAAAGAAAGCCAGTGGTGTTTCAGAGAAGGAAGCCCAGGAAAAGCCCAGGGCAAACCAACAGACAccgtcacagagagagagaccttcAGCTGGGCATGAGGGAAAGGCTGGAGCTGTGGATGCAGATTCCGACTCGGAAAGAGAACTTGTGATTGACCTTGGTGAGGAacagggagggaaagagaggaagaaaccAAAGAGAGAGTCTTCATCAATCTCCAACTCTATAACCAAAGACAATGCAGCCGGCAAAACTGAAG GAAAGGCTCAGGCTGCTGCCAGCCCTTCAGTCTCTCCATCCCCAGTACCCTCTGCTTCATCCTCCAACCCCAGCACAAGAGATTTAACTCAGCCAGTCTTAAAGGCACCAAACACCGCCTCTGCCCCACCCTTCACCTCCGTCAGCACCACCTCTGTACTAGCAACTGCTTCTGCAACAAATTCCTCTACGACAACTGTGGTAAAGAAACAGCGCCCTCTGCTGCCCAAGGAGACAGCACAGTCTGGTCAGGCATCTGTGGTTTGGAACCAGACTGGGAATAAGCTCCAGACATCCTCTCCAAAGTGGCAACTGCAGAAGGTTCAGAAGCAGCAACATGGCGCACAGTCTCAAAGCCCAGTGGCTTCCAGCAATGCCAGCACCCGCTACCAGACCAGGCAGTCTGTTAAAG CTGTTCAGCAAAAGGACCCCTTGTCTGGGTCCTCTAGTTCAGTCCTAGCTGGGGACTTCCTCACCCCGCCTGCCTCTGCTGATGTAGCAGCTGATATTGCCAAGTACACATCTAAA ATAATGGATGCTATTAAAGGAACAATGACCGAGATATACAACGACCTTTCCAAAAGCACAACAGGAAACACTATTGCTGAG ATACGAAGGTTAAGGATTGAGATCGAGAAGCTCCAGTGGCTGCATCAGCAAGAGCTTTCAGAGATGAAACATAATCTGG AACTGACCATGGCGGAGATGAGGCAGAGTCTggagcaagagagggagaggctTGTGTCGGAGGTAAAGAAGCAGATGGAGGTGGAGAAACAGCAGGCTGTGGATGAAACGAAGAAGAAGCAGTGGTGTGCCAACTGTAAGAAGGAGGCCATTTTCTACTGCTGTTGGAATACCAGCTACTGTGATTATCCCTGCCAACAAGCGCACTGGCCTGAACACATGAAATCCTGCACGCAATCAG CCACAGCATCTCAGCAAGAGCCAGAGGAAGAGGCCTCTGCGGTTCCATTAAAAACCTCAGGACAATCACCTAAAGCCCAGCATTCACCTGCAGCCAACAGAAGTTCACCAACACACAAAACCCCCTCGCCTTCATCAGACAACACTAAAGCAAGCGCCACAGTCTCTGTGTCCTAA
- the prkcbp1l gene encoding protein kinase C binding protein 1, like isoform X6 translates to MQPQSLAEEEIKTESDVVEGMEVSVPPKVPDLGSAEATMASQKRKAPSPPHSSNGHSPSDTSPSGVKKKKKPGLVTSNNKDQCELRHGPFYYVKQPALTADPVDVVPQDGRNDFYCWMCHREGQVLCCELCPRVYHAKCLKLAAEPEGDWFCPECEKITVAECIETQSKAMTMLSLEQLSYLLKFALQKMKQPGTEPFQKPVSLEQHPDYAEYIFNPMDLCTLEKNIKKKMYGCTEAFLADVKWILHNCIIYNGGNHKLTATAKVIVKICEHEMNEIEVCPECYLSACQKRDNWFCEPCSQPHPLVWAKLKGFPFWPAKALRDKDGQVDARFFGQHDRAWVPINNCYLMSKEIPFSVKKTKSIFNSAMQEMEVYVENVRKKHGVFNYAPFRTPYTPNNLFQMLLDPSNPRKGTVMPEKQDKIKFNFDMTASPRTSLGKSVGHRMSDMPRSPMSTNSSVHTGSDLEQDASEKGTRIPSSHYSTGEDSMDCTASPACLKSTGSPKPILPTHLKQERTQNTASILNLNLDRIKAEMDLKELSETVQQQQQQGPSVLLTSPKKPTRSLDKTIESCKAQLGIDEISEDVYQGVDHSDSDDTDKSDSSDSEYASEEEQELKNAAKNEDHEDAVFKNKKRPRPASSQPQNNKNQSQNVTEKVASEPPLKKKASGVSEKEAQEKPRANQQTPSQRERPSAGHEGKAGAVDADSDSERELVIDLGEEQGGKERKKPKRESSSISNSITKDNAAGKTEGKAQAAASPSVSPSPVPSASSSNPSTRDLTQPVLKAPNTASAPPFTSVSTTSVLATASATNSSTTTVVKKQRPLLPKETAQSGQASVVWNQTGNKLQTSSPKWQLQKVQKQQHGAQSQSPVASSNASTRYQTRQSVKAVQQKDPLSGSSSSVLAGDFLTPPASADVAADIAKYTSKIMDAIKGTMTEIYNDLSKSTTGNTIAEIRRLRIEIEKLQWLHQQELSEMKHNLELTMAEMRQSLEQERERLVSEVKKQMEVEKQQAVDETKKKQWCANCKKEAIFYCCWNTSYCDYPCQQAHWPEHMKSCTQSATASQQEPEEEASAVPLKTSGQSPKAQHSPAANRSSPTHKTPSPSSDNTKASATVSVS, encoded by the exons ATGCAGCCACAGAG CTTGGCTGAGGAGGAGATCAAGACAGAGTCTGATGTGGTTGAAGGGATGGAGGTATCAGTACCACCAAAAG TTCCTGATCTAGGATCAGCAGAAGCAACAATGGCTAGTCAAAAACGGAAAGCACCCAGTCCCCCTCATTCCTCTAACGGCCATTCACCATCTGACACATCTCCCAGTGgtgtcaagaaaaaaaagaaacctggCTTAGTCACCAGCAACAATAAAGATCAG TGTGAGCTAAGACATGGTCCCTTTTACTATGTCAAGCAGCCTGCACTCACCGCAGACCCTGTTGATGTTGTGCCACAGGATGGGAGGAATGACTTCTACTGCTGGATGTGCCATCGTGAGGGCCAGGTGCTCTGCTGTGAGCTCTGCCCACGCGTGTACCATGCCAAGTGCCTCAAACTGGCTGCTGAGCCTGAAGGCGACTGGTTCTGTCCAGAGTGTGAG AAAATAACAGTAGCAGAATGCATTGAGACTCAAAGCAAAGCCATGACCATGCTGAGTCTGGAACAGCTATCCTACCTGTTGAAGTTTGCCCTTCAGAAAATGAAGCAGCCAGGG ACAGAGCCGTTTCAGAAACCAGTCTCTCTGGAGCAGCATCCTGACTACGCAGAGTACATCTTCAACCCAATGGACCTATGCACCTTAGAGAAG AATATCAAAAAGAAGATGTATGGCTGCACCGAGGCATTTTTGGCAGACGTGAAATGGATCTTACACaactgtattatttataatgGAG GGAATCATAAACTTACTGCAACAGCAAAGGTTATTGTCAAGATCTGTGAACATGAG ATGAATGAAATTGAGGTTTGTCCAGAGTGCTACTTGTCAGCTTGCCAAAAGAGAGACAACTGGTTCTGTGAACCATGT TCTCAGCCCCATCCACTGGTGTGGGCTAAGCTGAAAGGTTTTCCCTTCTGGCCTGCTAAAGCTCTGAGGGACAAAGATGGCCAGGTAGATGCTCGCTTCTTTGGCCAACATGACAG AGCTTGGGTGCCCATTAACAACTGCTACCTCATGTCAAAAGAGATTCCCTTCTCTGTGAAGAAGACTAAGAGCATCTTCAACAGTGCAATGCAAGAGATGGAGGTTTATGTGGAAAACGTACGCAAGAAACATGGCGTGTTTAATTACGCCCCATTCCGAACACCATATACACCAAACAACCTGTTCCAGATGCTACTGGACCCAAGTAACCCCAGGAAAGGTACAGTCAtgccagagaaacaggacaagATCAAGTTCAACTTTGACATGACGGCATCTCCCAGGACATCCCTGGGCAAGAGTGTGGGACATAGGATGAGTGACATGCCCAGGTCTCCAATGAGTACTAATTCCTCAGTCCACACAGGGTCAGACCTCGAGCAGGATGCATCAGAGAAAGGAACAAGAATCCCATCTAGCCACTACAGTACAGGGGAAGACTCTATGGactgcacag CATCACCAGCATGTCTGAAGTCCACAGGTAGCCCAAAACCCATCCTACCAACACATCTTAAACAGGAGAGAACGCAGAATACAGCCAGCATCCTCAACCTAAATCTTG ACCGCATTAAGGCAGAAATGGACCTAAAGGAGCTGAGTGAGACTgtacagcaacagcagcagcaaggCCCATCTGTACTCCTTACCTCACCAAAGAAACCCACCAGAAGTCTGGATAAGACCATAGAGAGCTGCAAGGCCCAACTAG GCATTGATGAAATCTCTGAGGATGTGTACCAAGGTGTGGATCACAGTGATTCTGATGATACTGACAAGTCTGACTCCAGCGACAGCGAGTATGCGAGCgaagaggagcaggagctgAAAAACGCAGCAAAGAATGAAGACCATGAGGATGCcgtctttaaaaacaaaaagagaccCAGACCTGCATCTTCACAACCGCAAAACAATAAGAACCAGTCTCAAAACGTGACTGAGAAGGTGGCCTCAGAACCTCCCCTAAAAAAGAAAGCCAGTGGTGTTTCAGAGAAGGAAGCCCAGGAAAAGCCCAGGGCAAACCAACAGACAccgtcacagagagagagaccttcAGCTGGGCATGAGGGAAAGGCTGGAGCTGTGGATGCAGATTCCGACTCGGAAAGAGAACTTGTGATTGACCTTGGTGAGGAacagggagggaaagagaggaagaaaccAAAGAGAGAGTCTTCATCAATCTCCAACTCTATAACCAAAGACAATGCAGCCGGCAAAACTGAAG GAAAGGCTCAGGCTGCTGCCAGCCCTTCAGTCTCTCCATCCCCAGTACCCTCTGCTTCATCCTCCAACCCCAGCACAAGAGATTTAACTCAGCCAGTCTTAAAGGCACCAAACACCGCCTCTGCCCCACCCTTCACCTCCGTCAGCACCACCTCTGTACTAGCAACTGCTTCTGCAACAAATTCCTCTACGACAACTGTGGTAAAGAAACAGCGCCCTCTGCTGCCCAAGGAGACAGCACAGTCTGGTCAGGCATCTGTGGTTTGGAACCAGACTGGGAATAAGCTCCAGACATCCTCTCCAAAGTGGCAACTGCAGAAGGTTCAGAAGCAGCAACATGGCGCACAGTCTCAAAGCCCAGTGGCTTCCAGCAATGCCAGCACCCGCTACCAGACCAGGCAGTCTGTTAAAG CTGTTCAGCAAAAGGACCCCTTGTCTGGGTCCTCTAGTTCAGTCCTAGCTGGGGACTTCCTCACCCCGCCTGCCTCTGCTGATGTAGCAGCTGATATTGCCAAGTACACATCTAAA ATAATGGATGCTATTAAAGGAACAATGACCGAGATATACAACGACCTTTCCAAAAGCACAACAGGAAACACTATTGCTGAG ATACGAAGGTTAAGGATTGAGATCGAGAAGCTCCAGTGGCTGCATCAGCAAGAGCTTTCAGAGATGAAACATAATCTGG AACTGACCATGGCGGAGATGAGGCAGAGTCTggagcaagagagggagaggctTGTGTCGGAGGTAAAGAAGCAGATGGAGGTGGAGAAACAGCAGGCTGTGGATGAAACGAAGAAGAAGCAGTGGTGTGCCAACTGTAAGAAGGAGGCCATTTTCTACTGCTGTTGGAATACCAGCTACTGTGATTATCCCTGCCAACAAGCGCACTGGCCTGAACACATGAAATCCTGCACGCAATCAG CCACAGCATCTCAGCAAGAGCCAGAGGAAGAGGCCTCTGCGGTTCCATTAAAAACCTCAGGACAATCACCTAAAGCCCAGCATTCACCTGCAGCCAACAGAAGTTCACCAACACACAAAACCCCCTCGCCTTCATCAGACAACACTAAAGCAAGCGCCACAGTCTCTGTGTCCTAA
- the prkcbp1l gene encoding protein kinase C binding protein 1, like isoform X8, translating to MQPQSLAEEEIKTESDVVEGMEVSVPPKVPDLGSAEATMASQKRKAPSPPHSSNGHSPSDTSPSGVKKKKKPGLVTSNNKDQDGRNDFYCWMCHREGQVLCCELCPRVYHAKCLKLAAEPEGDWFCPECEKITVAECIETQSKAMTMLSLEQLSYLLKFALQKMKQPGTEPFQKPVSLEQHPDYAEYIFNPMDLCTLEKNIKKKMYGCTEAFLADVKWILHNCIIYNGGNHKLTATAKVIVKICEHEMNEIEVCPECYLSACQKRDNWFCEPCSQPHPLVWAKLKGFPFWPAKALRDKDGQVDARFFGQHDRAWVPINNCYLMSKEIPFSVKKTKSIFNSAMQEMEVYVENVRKKHGVFNYAPFRTPYTPNNLFQMLLDPSNPRKGTVMPEKQDKIKFNFDMTASPRTSLGKSVGHRMSDMPRSPMSTNSSVHTGSDLEQDASEKGTRIPSSHYSTGEDSMDCTASPACLKSTGSPKPILPTHLKQERTQNTASILNLNLDRIKAEMDLKELSETVQQQQQQGPSVLLTSPKKPTRSLDKTIESCKAQLGIDEISEDVYQGVDHSDSDDTDKSDSSDSEYASEEEQELKNAAKNEDHEDAVFKNKKRPRPASSQPQNNKNQSQNVTEKVASEPPLKKKASGVSEKEAQEKPRANQQTPSQRERPSAGHEGKAGAVDADSDSERELVIDLGEEQGGKERKKPKRESSSISNSITKDNAAGKTEGKAQAAASPSVSPSPVPSASSSNPSTRDLTQPVLKAPNTASAPPFTSVSTTSVLATASATNSSTTTVVKKQRPLLPKETAQSGQASVVWNQTGNKLQTSSPKWQLQKVQKQQHGAQSQSPVASSNASTRYQTRQSVKAVQQKDPLSGSSSSVLAGDFLTPPASADVAADIAKYTSKIMDAIKGTMTEIYNDLSKSTTGNTIAEIRRLRIEIEKLQWLHQQELSEMKHNLELTMAEMRQSLEQERERLVSEVKKQMEVEKQQAVDETKKKQWCANCKKEAIFYCCWNTSYCDYPCQQAHWPEHMKSCTQSATASQQEPEEEASAVPLKTSGQSPKAQHSPAANRSSPTHKTPSPSSDNTKASATVSVS from the exons ATGCAGCCACAGAG CTTGGCTGAGGAGGAGATCAAGACAGAGTCTGATGTGGTTGAAGGGATGGAGGTATCAGTACCACCAAAAG TTCCTGATCTAGGATCAGCAGAAGCAACAATGGCTAGTCAAAAACGGAAAGCACCCAGTCCCCCTCATTCCTCTAACGGCCATTCACCATCTGACACATCTCCCAGTGgtgtcaagaaaaaaaagaaacctggCTTAGTCACCAGCAACAATAAAGATCAG GATGGGAGGAATGACTTCTACTGCTGGATGTGCCATCGTGAGGGCCAGGTGCTCTGCTGTGAGCTCTGCCCACGCGTGTACCATGCCAAGTGCCTCAAACTGGCTGCTGAGCCTGAAGGCGACTGGTTCTGTCCAGAGTGTGAG AAAATAACAGTAGCAGAATGCATTGAGACTCAAAGCAAAGCCATGACCATGCTGAGTCTGGAACAGCTATCCTACCTGTTGAAGTTTGCCCTTCAGAAAATGAAGCAGCCAGGG ACAGAGCCGTTTCAGAAACCAGTCTCTCTGGAGCAGCATCCTGACTACGCAGAGTACATCTTCAACCCAATGGACCTATGCACCTTAGAGAAG AATATCAAAAAGAAGATGTATGGCTGCACCGAGGCATTTTTGGCAGACGTGAAATGGATCTTACACaactgtattatttataatgGAG GGAATCATAAACTTACTGCAACAGCAAAGGTTATTGTCAAGATCTGTGAACATGAG ATGAATGAAATTGAGGTTTGTCCAGAGTGCTACTTGTCAGCTTGCCAAAAGAGAGACAACTGGTTCTGTGAACCATGT TCTCAGCCCCATCCACTGGTGTGGGCTAAGCTGAAAGGTTTTCCCTTCTGGCCTGCTAAAGCTCTGAGGGACAAAGATGGCCAGGTAGATGCTCGCTTCTTTGGCCAACATGACAG AGCTTGGGTGCCCATTAACAACTGCTACCTCATGTCAAAAGAGATTCCCTTCTCTGTGAAGAAGACTAAGAGCATCTTCAACAGTGCAATGCAAGAGATGGAGGTTTATGTGGAAAACGTACGCAAGAAACATGGCGTGTTTAATTACGCCCCATTCCGAACACCATATACACCAAACAACCTGTTCCAGATGCTACTGGACCCAAGTAACCCCAGGAAAGGTACAGTCAtgccagagaaacaggacaagATCAAGTTCAACTTTGACATGACGGCATCTCCCAGGACATCCCTGGGCAAGAGTGTGGGACATAGGATGAGTGACATGCCCAGGTCTCCAATGAGTACTAATTCCTCAGTCCACACAGGGTCAGACCTCGAGCAGGATGCATCAGAGAAAGGAACAAGAATCCCATCTAGCCACTACAGTACAGGGGAAGACTCTATGGactgcacag CATCACCAGCATGTCTGAAGTCCACAGGTAGCCCAAAACCCATCCTACCAACACATCTTAAACAGGAGAGAACGCAGAATACAGCCAGCATCCTCAACCTAAATCTTG ACCGCATTAAGGCAGAAATGGACCTAAAGGAGCTGAGTGAGACTgtacagcaacagcagcagcaaggCCCATCTGTACTCCTTACCTCACCAAAGAAACCCACCAGAAGTCTGGATAAGACCATAGAGAGCTGCAAGGCCCAACTAG GCATTGATGAAATCTCTGAGGATGTGTACCAAGGTGTGGATCACAGTGATTCTGATGATACTGACAAGTCTGACTCCAGCGACAGCGAGTATGCGAGCgaagaggagcaggagctgAAAAACGCAGCAAAGAATGAAGACCATGAGGATGCcgtctttaaaaacaaaaagagaccCAGACCTGCATCTTCACAACCGCAAAACAATAAGAACCAGTCTCAAAACGTGACTGAGAAGGTGGCCTCAGAACCTCCCCTAAAAAAGAAAGCCAGTGGTGTTTCAGAGAAGGAAGCCCAGGAAAAGCCCAGGGCAAACCAACAGACAccgtcacagagagagagaccttcAGCTGGGCATGAGGGAAAGGCTGGAGCTGTGGATGCAGATTCCGACTCGGAAAGAGAACTTGTGATTGACCTTGGTGAGGAacagggagggaaagagaggaagaaaccAAAGAGAGAGTCTTCATCAATCTCCAACTCTATAACCAAAGACAATGCAGCCGGCAAAACTGAAG GAAAGGCTCAGGCTGCTGCCAGCCCTTCAGTCTCTCCATCCCCAGTACCCTCTGCTTCATCCTCCAACCCCAGCACAAGAGATTTAACTCAGCCAGTCTTAAAGGCACCAAACACCGCCTCTGCCCCACCCTTCACCTCCGTCAGCACCACCTCTGTACTAGCAACTGCTTCTGCAACAAATTCCTCTACGACAACTGTGGTAAAGAAACAGCGCCCTCTGCTGCCCAAGGAGACAGCACAGTCTGGTCAGGCATCTGTGGTTTGGAACCAGACTGGGAATAAGCTCCAGACATCCTCTCCAAAGTGGCAACTGCAGAAGGTTCAGAAGCAGCAACATGGCGCACAGTCTCAAAGCCCAGTGGCTTCCAGCAATGCCAGCACCCGCTACCAGACCAGGCAGTCTGTTAAAG CTGTTCAGCAAAAGGACCCCTTGTCTGGGTCCTCTAGTTCAGTCCTAGCTGGGGACTTCCTCACCCCGCCTGCCTCTGCTGATGTAGCAGCTGATATTGCCAAGTACACATCTAAA ATAATGGATGCTATTAAAGGAACAATGACCGAGATATACAACGACCTTTCCAAAAGCACAACAGGAAACACTATTGCTGAG ATACGAAGGTTAAGGATTGAGATCGAGAAGCTCCAGTGGCTGCATCAGCAAGAGCTTTCAGAGATGAAACATAATCTGG AACTGACCATGGCGGAGATGAGGCAGAGTCTggagcaagagagggagaggctTGTGTCGGAGGTAAAGAAGCAGATGGAGGTGGAGAAACAGCAGGCTGTGGATGAAACGAAGAAGAAGCAGTGGTGTGCCAACTGTAAGAAGGAGGCCATTTTCTACTGCTGTTGGAATACCAGCTACTGTGATTATCCCTGCCAACAAGCGCACTGGCCTGAACACATGAAATCCTGCACGCAATCAG CCACAGCATCTCAGCAAGAGCCAGAGGAAGAGGCCTCTGCGGTTCCATTAAAAACCTCAGGACAATCACCTAAAGCCCAGCATTCACCTGCAGCCAACAGAAGTTCACCAACACACAAAACCCCCTCGCCTTCATCAGACAACACTAAAGCAAGCGCCACAGTCTCTGTGTCCTAA